From Candidatus Methylomirabilota bacterium:
CCGCGGGGCTCATCGGCCGCAGCCCGAAGATGGTTGAGCTGTATAAACTGATCACTCGGATTGTCGAACTGGACAGTACGGTCCTCATCACCGGGGAAAGCGGGACAGGCAAGGAGCTGGTGGCCAGGACCATCCACTGTGCAAGCCCTCGAGCCGACCGTCTGTTTCTCGCCATCAACTGCGGGGCCATACCTGAGCAACTCCTGGAGAGCGAGCTGTTTGGCCACGTAAAGGGTTCATTTACCGGGGCGGTCTCCCACAAGGCCGGGCTCTTCGAAGTCGCCAACCGCGGTACCGTACTCTTGGATGAGATCGGCGAGATGAGCCCGGCCCTTCAGGTCAAGCTCCTCCGGTTCCTGCAGGGGCGGACTTTCCGGCGGGTGGGTGGGACGGAGGACCTGGAGGTGGATGTCCGCCTCATCGCGGCCACGAACAAGGACCTGGTGAAGGCGATGGCCGGCGGCGCGTTTCGCGAAGATCTATTCTATCGGTTGAATGTGATCCCGATTCATCTGCCGCCGCTTCGTGAGCGAACGGAGGATATCCCTTTGCTGGCCAACAGGTTGCTGGCTCAGTGTGTACTTCGCCAGCGGAGGGGCCCGGCTTCAATCGCTCCGGAGGCTATGGAGATCCTTGTGCGGTATCGGTGGCCGGGCAATGTGCGGGAGCTGGAGAATGTCATCGAACGGGCCGTCGCTCTCGAGACGACCGATCAGTTGACTCCAACCAGTATTTCTGTGCAGATGAGTACGGAGGACGAGAGCGCAGGGCGGCAGCGTCTGTGGACCTTCACCCTTCCGCCGGAGGGGATCGACCTGGACAACACCGTCTCCCAGATCGAGAAAGATCTGATGCTGCAAGCGCTCGAGCGCTCAGGATGGGTCCAGAGTAAGGCCGCTGAACTGCTCAATCTCACCTTTCGCGCCTTTCGGTACAAGGTCAAGAAGTACGGCATCTCCAAGACTCACTGATCCCTCCAAAATCGTCAGTTAACTGACGCTTTCTGTCACGTTCAATTGGCTGCTTCACACCCAAATGACTTCTATATGTTGTTATATATCCTATTCGAACTTGGTATGCTTGCATTTATGATCAGTTAATGGAAACGAATCACATATGGCACGGCAACTGCAATGTAAACAGCTAAATGGCTGTCTTTGTATCGGCTAACATTAAACGGTAAAGGAGAAGAGAGATGGAACGGCTAAGAAAGAAGCTGATCGGACGGAAAGGTGGATTCACGTTGATTGAGTTGATGGTCGTTGTGGCGATCATTGGCATCCTGGCGGCGATCGCCATCCCGCTATATGCCAGCATGCAGATGAAGGCGCGGGTCGGCAGAGCCCAAGCCGATGCCGCAGTTATCGCGGAGGCGGTGTCTGCCTTCGGGGCCCACTGCGGCGATGTACCTGGCACAGGCTACCCGGGAGGGGGAGCGGCCGCTACCTGTGCCAACGCAATCACTGGGACCGGGGTCATACCCCTCACTCAGGCGGTCACGGATGGCAATAATATTGCTGCGGGGCCGTTCCTCCGAGCGGCTCCAACACCGCCAACGGGCGGTAACCCAGTCTGGACCTACACATATACGAGGACTGGGACTGGAATCTTCACCATCGTAGCGGCCGGCGATGGGCAGACCATCACGCTGCCGTAAGCAGCCGCAAGGGCGCGGCCGGGGAGAGGCGCGCAGCCTCTCCCCATTGCCCGGGTCTTCCACAGATGCCCACACTGCGTAAGGCGGTCTCACGGTAGTAAGTTGTTTCTGGGGCGAATGGTGTTCAGATGATCTTCGGGCGAAATCGAGTGAACGGTCAACGGGGATTTACCCTCGTAGAGGTGATTGCGATTGTGGCAATCATCGGGATCGCCAGCGTGGCGGCTATCCCCCAGTTTGTCACCTTTCTCAGCGCGATGAAGACGCGGGGAGCATCCCAAGAGC
This genomic window contains:
- a CDS encoding sigma-54-dependent Fis family transcriptional regulator; amino-acid sequence: MEMILVVDDEQGMRELLTVLLEHQGYRVITASDGEQALDLVAHQSPDLVISDVRMPRMDGIGLLTGIRKADPHLPVIMVTAYASMDSTIQAMRLGADDYITKPFRIDEIRLVVEKALAKARRPTDQTSRSAAMEEAQPAGLIGRSPKMVELYKLITRIVELDSTVLITGESGTGKELVARTIHCASPRADRLFLAINCGAIPEQLLESELFGHVKGSFTGAVSHKAGLFEVANRGTVLLDEIGEMSPALQVKLLRFLQGRTFRRVGGTEDLEVDVRLIAATNKDLVKAMAGGAFREDLFYRLNVIPIHLPPLRERTEDIPLLANRLLAQCVLRQRRGPASIAPEAMEILVRYRWPGNVRELENVIERAVALETTDQLTPTSISVQMSTEDESAGRQRLWTFTLPPEGIDLDNTVSQIEKDLMLQALERSGWVQSKAAELLNLTFRAFRYKVKKYGISKTH